One Oryza glaberrima chromosome 11, OglaRS2, whole genome shotgun sequence genomic region harbors:
- the LOC127754767 gene encoding LOW QUALITY PROTEIN: putative disease resistance protein At1g50180 (The sequence of the model RefSeq protein was modified relative to this genomic sequence to represent the inferred CDS: deleted 1 base in 1 codon): MAESAVSAAVGSISNLAVQETSLLCGVMDEVGFLKAELERLHGFLEDAKHKRRSGDASAAVLVGQIRDAAYDAENVIEASEYMVKRNKLKKVFMGAISRYARLPTDLIALHKIGVEIQRIRRKISEIFDSANRLKIVGLGNPTTDIGHADDEFPQDYDIMYQNFEDDDVVGFDNEYNEIVEKLVEQENELSVVSIVAMGGAGKTTLARKIYNSTRIRNHFDTTAWVTVSQKFKGIDLLKDIMRQIMPNKLESREIDQMQELEVGKKIHEFLLNKRYVVVLDDVWATDTWNQINRVGKVFPDVNNGSRVLLTTRKEDVANHFEMSTYIHPLKLLDDEKSWELFSRKSLPSYKRSSLQDVNEFEELGRKLARKCNGLPLALAVLGGYLSKNLNIQAWSDIFKSWISTKNGQMMRDILARSYNDLRNNYMKSCFLYIAVFPEDYSISTADLVELWTAECFVQPRRKYKPEELAYKYISELAQRSLVQVVDRSTAHGSILRIKIHDILRDWCIEEATQDGFFLVTDKNTGRAEVSSFNTMTFYRNSFHHFFDDKILQATAYPRTILGFSVPSMFLVKLKFLRVLHVENSTINNFSMAISECIHLRHLILRNCESVRLPPSIGKLLYLQTIDFRRTILESIVPESLWNIASLKHVYLSGGFYPTRNGKQKELRTFHLETSSFNYFRSSASAIVKFLGQMTQLVTFVLDFSRTDIPVDMIKMLANMPDAVEILLRRFDVLDKLPGSTLFPQCLRQLDLFANVIKEDPMPIVEKLPCLVVLSLSGYQGRTTSCSAQGFPRLQRLDLSMFYTEEWIIETGALPRLTHLVLHWFRNMRKLPDGLVQLPSLKELVLKDPLISEDDITCKDLRGKGCKVTYTRYMLSGGFFLEGTTKDAHELTPHSHNSKIDLDFI, from the exons GCAGCTGTTCTTGTAGGGCAGATCAGGGATGCAGCATATGACGCCGAGAATGTTATTGAAGCATCGGAGTACATGGTGAAGCGAAACAAGCTCAAGAAGGTTTTCATGGGTGCCATTTCAAGGTATGCTCGTTTACCAACTGATTTGATAGCCCTGCACaaaattggtgttgaaattcaACGGATAAGAAGGAAGATCAGTGAGATATTTGACAGTGCAAACCGTTTAAAAATCGTTGGATTGGGTAATCCTACCACAGACATAGGTCATGCTGATGATGAGTTTCCCCAAGATTATGATATTATGTATCAAAATTTTGAAGATGATGATGTAGTTGGATTTGATAATGAGTACAATGAGATAGTAGAGAAGTTAGTTGAACAGGAGAACGAGCTTAGCGTTGTTTCCATAGTAGCCATGGGTGGTGCGGGGAAAACTACACTTGCTAGAAAAATCTACAATTCAACTAGAATCAGAAATCACTTTGACACAACTGCTTGGGTGACTGTATCTCAAAAGTTCAAAGGCATTGATTTACTTAAAGATATTATGAGACAGATAATGCCCAACAAACTTGAGTCTAGAGAAATTGATCAGATGCAAGAGTTGGAGGTGGGAAAAAAGATCCACGAATTTTTATTGAATAAGAGATATGTTGTAGTGCTTGATGATGTGTGGGCAACAGATACATGGAATCAAATAAATAGAGTGGGTAAAGTCTTTCCAGATGTAAATAATGGCAGTAGAGTATTGTTAACCACTCGAAAGGAAGATGTTGCAAATCATTTTGAAATGTCGACCTACATCCATCCTCTGAAGCTCTTAGATGATGAGAAAAGTTGGGAACTTTTTAGTAGAAAATCTTTACCATCATACAAAAGGTCTTCACTACAAGATGTTAATGAGTTTGAAGAACTAGGGAGAAAGCTTGCTAGAAAATGCAACGGATTGCCTCTTGCACTTGCAGTTCTGGGGGGTTATCTGTCCAAAAATCTAAACATACAAGCATGGTCAGACATATTTAAGAGCTGGATATCAACAAAAAATGGACAGATGATGCGAGACATACTAGCTCGCAGTTACAATGATCTGCGAAATAATTATATGAAGTCTTGCTTCCTTTATATTGCTGTTTTCCCTGAGGATTATTCTATATCTACGGCGGACCTTGTTGAATTATGGACAGCTGAATGTTTTGTTCAGCCTAGAAGAAAATATAAGCCAGAAGAACTAGCATACAAGTACATAAGTGAGCTAGCTCAAAGAAGCCTCGTCCAAGTAGTTGATAGAAGCACAGCTCATGGATCGATTTTAAGAATAAAGATCCATGATATTTTGCGCGATTGGTGCATCGAAGAAGCAACACAAGATGGGTTTTTTTTG GTCACCGACAAAAATACAG GTCGAGCTGAAGTATCATCATTTAATACCATGACATTCTATCGGAATTCTTTTCATCACTTCTTTGATGACAAGATACTCCAGGCAACAGCTTATCCACGTACTATACTTGGCTTTAGTGTCCCATCGATGTTCCTAGTGAAGCTGAAGTTTCTGAGAGTTCTTCATGTAGAAAATTCAACGATAAATAATTTCTCCATGGCAATTAGTGAGTGCATTCACCTCAGGCATCTAATATTGAGAAATTGTGAAAGTGTTAGACTCCCACCTTCAATTGGAAAGCTTCTTTACTTGCAAACAATAGATTTCAGGAGAACAATTTTGGAGTCAATTGTACCAGAGTCCCTGTGGAATATCGCCTCTCTAAAGCATGTTTATCTTAGTGGAGGATTTTACCCAACAAGGAATGGCAAACAAAAAGAGCTTCGGACTTTTCATTTGGAAACATCATCGTTCAATTACTTCAGAAGTTCTGCGAGTGCTATTGTGAAATTTTTGGGCCAAATGACTCAACTGGTTACCTTTGTTTTGGACTTCTCTCGCACCGACATACCCGTGGACATGATTAAAATGCTTGCAAACATGCCTGATGCAGTTGAAATTCTTCTTCGTAGATTCGATGTGCTAGATAAACTGCCTGGGAGTACACTCTTCCCTCAATGTCTACGGCAGCTAGATCTTTTTGCTAATGTCATTAAAGAAGACCCGATGCCAATCGTAGAGAAGCTTCCCTGTCTTGTGGTTCTTTCTTTGAGTGGGTATCAAGGCCGGACAACGTCCTGCTCTGCCCAAGGGTTCCCTCGGCTACAGCGCTTGGATCTTTCAATGTTCTACACTGAGGAGTGGATCATTGAAACTGGGGCACTGCCAAGACTCACCCACTTGGTTCTTCATTGGTTTAGGAATATGAGAAAGCTGCCTGATGGATTGGTGCAACTTCCATCCCTCAAGGAACTAGTTCTGAAAGATCCCTTGATTTCTGAAGATGACATCACTTGCAAAGATCTACGAGGGAAAGGATGCAAG gtgACATACACCAGATACATGTTATCGGGAGGGTTTTTTTTAGAGGGTACAACTAAGGACGCACACGAACTCACTCCACACTCGCACAACTCCAAAATTGATCTGGATTTTATTTAA